The following DNA comes from Bos indicus x Bos taurus breed Angus x Brahman F1 hybrid chromosome 5, Bos_hybrid_MaternalHap_v2.0, whole genome shotgun sequence.
CAATTGTGCAGTGTGAAATCTGCCACTataggtaacttttttttttaattcactgattgcAGCTCGTTTCAAATTGTGTTGTGAGctcctttttaaaggaaaagaaaaaattaaacaactTTTTTTGTGTGAATTTCATGCTGGTGACAAGGTGCCGGATTGACAGCCCTGGAGACTGAAATCCTCTATTTATCCACAGGACAGGTACAGCACAGGCAGCGACAGTGCGAGCTTTCCCCACACCACCCCGTCCATGTGCCTCAACCCTGACCTGGAGGGACCACCTCTAGAGGTGAGAGGGGATGTTCAGTCTCCAAGGCTCACTCAATCCTTCCGCCTCAGCCGAGACTGCCAACACGCGGGGGGCCAGTGGCGCTGGTGATTTTTGTGCTGTGGACACCACCTGTCCACGGGGACCTGGACTGACCCCCCCCACCTCATTTCACACAGGCTGCGTAGCCCACCAGATGGTAAcaccaactctttttttttttttttccccttttttttttcctttttttgttcaaCCCCTTTTCCCTGTCTCCTATTCCTCCTACCCCATTTtcaccttcccacccccacctgggTACACTTCTGGGGGTACTGGCCACTGTGATGTGAGAAGCTTCACATCCTGTTAACCAGctgctcctttcttcccttcctgattctccttgccccccaccccattgCCCTAAAGACCCAGCTCCCTTTTTGGGAGGTTATGGTGTGGGGGGAGGAGGGCGTAGTGGGAGCTGCAAGTGCCTTTTatggaggggaggtgggagaaagCAGGACCTAGAAcataagattttttctttttttttttttctatatgtattCCTATGGTCAGCTCCCTAGTGCTAGGGACCCAACTAGCTTCCAGTGCACTTAAGATCATTAGGCAGATGTAGAGAAAAGTCAGATAGGAAAAGGGAAGTGTTTTGTTTTAACATGCCGTGTGGGTCTGTGCAGATATAAAACATGTCACCATGATTGGTAGAAGGGTTGGGGTggttgaggaaaaaaaatcattttcctccTAGGCCATCTTGTacaaagggagaaagaagggggCTCAGGCAATCAAGGCATTGTTTAATCCTATCTCCCACATTTTCGTTAAGAAACAAATGTGTTATTTTGTCTTTGATTGCAGGGAACATGGCTCCCTTTATAGGCATCCTGAAATAAGCCATCATATTTAGGGTATAAAGAAGGCCAACTCGGGTCTGACTGTATTTGTGAGATACCATCTACTGCTCAACCCCTGGCCTCCCCATTCTCTGGTTCAACTCTGGCTTCCTGGCTAGTTGAAATGTCtccccctacccccccaccccccaactggGTGGCTGTCCGTGATTGGTTTTTAATAGGAACTGTTTTCCTCCTTTTGTAGGCCTATACCATTCAAGGACAGTATGCCATTCCACAGCCAGATGTAagttttgttttcacttgttTTGAAAAGCTCCCTCTCCCTTCCAAAATTGTCTCAGTCCTTTCTCCATGTAGGCAGAAGTGAGCTGGGTCTCAAACATTTGCAGTCTTGTTTCCCTCACAAGGTGAAGTCTGTATTTTGGCCCTTAAATAATCTTTAATCAGGAAAAAGTAGCACCTTGTTTTGAAATTTAATCCCTGGAAATTATAATAGATTATTCTACTTTCTCCCGTGTTACAGATTACTCTGAAAGAGAAATGTTCCACTGTTTACCGTCATTGGTTATCCCAGGGCACAATGTAAATTCACAGTGGACtgtgcatctttgcatgaagtccTTTCTATGGAGGGAGGGTGAGGGAGTGGGAGGTTGGGTTCGCTTTTGTGTACTCAGTCTGAGGTGGTAATGTAAAAAGCTTCTGGAGGGGTGGGAAAGGGACTTATTTACACAGGGAGGGTTAGGAAGTGAAATACTTGGATTCAACTCAGTGAAATTCCTTGTCACTGAAAACTCCAATTTAAAAAGTGCTGGTATTTAGACTTTTAAGGGCATTTCCTTCTGCACTTACTCTCTGCCCTTACTAACCTTTTCAGGTGCTGAGCTTTAGATTTGAAAAGTTGGAGTTTGGCTTTTGGTTAGTGGtaggcccccggaggagaagtaGACTTGAAGAGAGATGgttttacaacagccaggacagtttatatagatgaagaaaaatagcTATAGAAATCATAGGGTCAGGGTTGCTAAACCCAGTTTGGTTTCGCCTTAATCTCTCCTCCTTGCAGTCTCCCTATCCCctcatttccttccctcctcccagtaCTGACGGAACCCTGCATGGTGTGTTTTTCCCTAGCACCACTGCACAGTTTGTTTACCTAGCCTGTCTGTGCTTGTCCCTGGGGCAACTGTTGCAATGGCTGCAAACACCTTCATTAAATAGCCCACAAGGGGGTGGTTGTCAGGCGGTGCTGCTGCATTTCACACACCCCAAACGCATATATTCTCTTTGTACTGATACTCTATTTCTAACCCTCACCTTCTTGTGCCCATCCCCAGGATTGTGATACCAGCCCCATTCCTTAGCCTCTGTCATAGTTTGAGTAGTAGCCAACTTTGAGGATCAGGAGCTCTACATTTTCCAATTTGAATGTGCTTGAGCTTTGGCTGTGTTACTCTTTTAATGTCAAcctcttctgtttccttcctgCAGTTGACCAAGCTGCACCAGTTGGCAATGCAACAGTCTCATTTTCCCATGACGCATGGCAACACCGGATTCAGTGGTATGGATACCTCAGTGTTGATTTTTGTAAGGTGTAGTACAAGACAGAGGCCAGCCCCAAGGTCTCCATTTGACATCTGTTTAAAACAAACTTCATTACCCAGCGTCCTGCTGGCTTAAACTTGGCTGTTTTCTATGGCTAAACCGAAGGAGGTAATATGTTTGTTAACTTGGTTTTCATTTGGGGTGAGTtattctaaaagagaaaaaagaaaggcccTTGGAAGGTTTGGGGTGAGATCTGGGGATGCTTGTCAGGCAAAGGGTAGGCTGATATTTCTTCTAACCCGTCCTTATCGCTGCCCCTTTGATCTGATTGGCACCCCCTTTCTCTCCACCAGCTATTCATAGATCTGGGTAGAAACAATCCATTTGTgtagtgtgtttttgttttgttttgtttttttgggctttTCTATATAAGGAATAACTTGTCCGATAGGGTTAGGATGAGACCACCAAACTCATTTTCACTTGTATCTTAACAGGCATTGAATCCAGCTCTCCAGAGGTGAAAGGCTATTGGggtaatgattaaaaaaaaaatctgtagtaTTCTACTGTTATATTAATAAACTGGTGGGAGTCTTGTTTCACTGCCCATGACATACCAGCAGAACATGCACATGGCAAAAAGGAGCTGAGAGAGCAAAGCGGGGGTGGGCCTGGTGCCCCTGAGGGTCCCTTGATGGATCTGGCCTACCCCCTTCTAAAAATGTTGTTTCAGCAGCCACAGCTGAGAGCAGGACTAGACTTACAAGTTAGCCAGCTGGCCTTGTCTAGTCCAGGTGTCATATAGATGGGTATGGGTGTTTGctgataggatttttttttttttcttctttttctttggaaagcAAAAACCAGAACAAATTATTGAGCAAAGGACAGGGAGTAGTTTGGAGAAATGAAATTCCCACACCtcactgccatttctttctcactgACCTTTAAGTGTAGGTTAGGGTAAGGGTGTTGGGATTGGTTAATCTGGTATAGGTATATTTAAAGCAACTCTGCATATGTGCCAAAAGTCCATGTTACCCAGTAATAGGCATGGTAGTGGTGCTGGTGATAGCATCAGGTGAGATAAAATTGGGATACAACAATAGGAAATCCAACCAGAAAAGGGGAGAAGTGCAGAAGTACTTGGTTAGATTTCGGTCCTGAGAATTGAGGATACCACATCCCCTTGCCCCGTGCTTCCACCCCCTTAGACCCTAATAGCCTGGGCTTTGCAGGAAATGGCATGAAATCAGCCTCTTTTGTTGGTACAGAGGAACCTTTCCAGCATTATTTCTACACCCCTCTccccctctttcctctttggaGGCTTCCAAGTTAGAGATGAATCCCAACAGCCAATGCTGGGTTTCCAGTTCATTTTCCTTCTGTTAGGTTAATGTGCAAACCAGCGGGAGTTGTATGCTGTGCCTTGAACTTCTTTGCTGTCTTCTGTCTTTTAGCAGGTTTGGATGCATCTGCTCAGACTACTTCTCATGAACTCACCATTCCAAACGATGTAAGTAAAAACAGAGGTTGGGCTACTCTTAACACCTTGGGGAAGAAAATGGAGTTACAGGCACTAAAATTCTTAAAACTgtaaaatctcaaataaaaactGATGGAGATTGATAAAATTATTGTGTGAGTTATCTTGAGCCAGAGGAAACTTTTTGTCTCAAATAGAAATTCCCATTTGCTTTTGCATCTTGTAGAATCTGCATATGTAATCCCTAATGGAGTGGTCATTAGATGTTATCTGTGCTGTCCAACATGGTAGTCACTAAGCACATGTAGCTGTTTGAATtgagaataataaaatgataaactcAAGTTTGTCAATCTCACTGGCCACATCAATGTTCAGTAATGACATTATTAGTGTCTACGGTATTGGAGAGTGCAAATGTTGACCAATGGTTTACTTTTTTCTTAGGCAAAAGCGTTAGAAATTAGCCAGAATCCTTGTCACTATAGTAAAGTAATAATCATGGCAGGATGAGTTAAGGCATCTTTATTGCCAAAAACAGAAGAGGTTTATCATCATCTTTGCACTGCTTTGTCTTTGGAATTAGTACTCTGAAAGAAATGAGCTAATGGTCCTAGGAGTCACTCAGTTCAGAGTTGAATGCCATGTTTGTGGGCCTGAGGTATAGAAgcctgaggggtggggtggaatgCTGGGACCTAGCCATGCAACTCTTAATTTGGTAtgccttgtttttcttccttaagtTGATTGGCTGCATAATCGGGCGTCAAGGCGCCAAAATCAATGAGATCCGTCAGATGTCTGGGGCGCAGATCAAAATTGCGAACCCAGTGGAAGGATCTACTGATAGGCAGGTTACCATCACTGGATCTGCTGCCAGCATTAGCCTGGCTCAATATCTAATCAATGTCAGGTAAGGGTTCCCTATCTTTTGTGTTATTGGTGCCAACACAAGTAATGTGTGTGTTGGGAAAAGTTACACTGTAATATTAAGTATGGGATTCTCTGGGGGATGGAAATGGGAAGGGTAGAGATTGCAAAAGAAAAAGTATCTAGCTCTACTTCTCATCCTTTAGTATAGGGGGGGAAAGTAACCAGACTGTAATGAGTTTGCATGGGGTTGGGGAAAGGGAAGTGGATTGTTTGCATTTGACTTTTTGTTGGTTTGGGGAATGGAAGGTATGGAGCATGTCTTCACTTTGTAGGACTGCTCTGGCTGGAGCACCCATACTGACTTAAAACCAAATGTAGGTCTCATTGTAGGTGTCATACAGACTAATACTTCACTGAGTTTAGGCTCCCAAGCACCCTTAATTGAAATAAAGATAATGACAGCAAGATAGTTTCTTCGAAGCAGTCATTACTGTTTATTCTGAACACATCCATTTGTGCCATTGTGTTCCATTGTTTAGAGCTTGTGTGAAAGGAGAGGTACAGGTATTGGAAGTTTCTAGAAATGCTTAGTATTTTCTTTACCCCCCACCATCTCATCTCATCCCTTATTGACCTGCTGAGGTTTTACTTTTCTTATCCAAAGGTAGCTAATGTTAACACACACAGTTGCAGCAGCACTGTTACAGTTAATGGGCATCTTGCAGGGCATTTTGTATTTCTTGCTTTCTCAGCACATGTGCTTAAGTCATGTTCTTAATTGCTTACTAACATCTTAAAGCAGCCCATTCCGTAAGGGACTTAGTTTTCCCTTTTATGTAGACTTTTACCTAAGTTGTTTATCTCTGTCACAATTAGTTGGTCTCTGTTGTATAGACAGATTTTATGGGTTCCTAAATGTGTAGTGCAAGGGAAAGGAATTCATAAGTATGGTATGGGGTCTATTTTTTGCCATGCTTACGCTGACCATATATTTATTCCATGGTCTTTTATCCCCTGTAAGAATTTATCAGTTTCCCAGTAGTGGTTCCATCTGTTATCATATCTCTTTATGCCTTGAGGTATTTTCTTGTCTTTGTGTAGAAAAGATTTCTATACCTAGATCTGCTTTCTATCGTCTTGCTGTTTGCAAGGGTTTGTTTCCCTGTTTCTGACTGTGGTGCTGTATTGTTAAGAGGCAAGAATTACGTTCTTGCAAGCTGGACGCGTCTGCTTGAGTAGATGTGCACTGAATATTGTCAGATAGTGTTTCCATGTAACCTGCTTGCCTGACCCCTCTACTGGGTTGATGGCTAAGTCTTAAGGAAGCAAAACTTGGGTCCGCCTTCATTTCTTGATTTAGTCACTCTTTTCAGGACCATCCTTTTTACATGAAACTGCCCAAGCTGTGGATTTGggtcaaaactttaaaaaaaaccttgatTTATTAACAATCAAGGGCTGTGCATGCACGCAGCTAACTCATATTGGCCCAATTTGAACACAGAAAGAAGACTGATTTTATTATGAATACTAGGCAAGAaagatgtctctgtttttagtAATAGACTTTGAGAGTTTCTGCTGATTGTGGCAGCTTTTATGGATTTTAACTGTCCTTGGATTTAGGTAGACAAAATGGGGGTCTTGAGGAGCCTCCCTGTCTTGGAAGAGTTAGTCTTATGCCATAGGATGTCCAACAGACTTCAGCACATACCTGCAGTTCTGGCATAGGCCCATGGAGGCATTGGGAGCTACAGGTCATCACTATTACTTAGAGCTCATTTTAGAAGTAGAAGTGATGTTTTTAGTTCATTAAACTGAATTTTTCAGCAGTGCATGAAGTTTCTCTTCTCTAGTTTTGTAAAGTCTGTGTAAGAAGCATGGTCAGTTAAACAAAAGAACCTTCTTTTCTCCTCACCCATCACCAGAAATAAGGCTTATCTATGCTTCTGTTTTCAGCAATTTTCATTGAAAATGCTACAGAGTTTGAAATGAGTGACCTACTTTGGGCTCTTGTCCCTTTCTATCCTGATATATTAGTTAGTTGACTGGCAATGGAAACAAATTTTGATATtaattacagggggaaaaaaaacaatttgaaaaattctCGGGGTTAGTGTCCCAAAGCTTCACAAGTGCTTGGTGgatgaaacatttatttgtttgggAATTGATGagtattctttcattttctgcttgaaatctttttctgccttttgggTTGCATCAGTATGTCAGGTACATGAAAGTGTGTGATGTCTTTTCTCAGTCCGTCAGCCTTTTCTTCACGTAGAAGTTCTTGATAGCATTGGAATGGAATTTGGCAAAGTATGCATTTTTAGAGGGTGGGACACAGAATAAAAGCTTGTCACAAGCTGATAGAAGTTTTCTTAGTTGGCAACAGAGGCACTTACTGATAAGCGGATTTTGTCCTGTACTTTGCCCTTTTGTGGTCTTCCCTTCcacccacccttttttttttgttcctttttttcctctgttacAGTTTAGAAAACGCTAAACCCTCCTCCCAGGCAGCCTCCGTCACGATCCCCGATCACCTCAGCATCAACCTCTCTCAACCCTCcaccccttcttcttcttcttcctcctccaccaccaccccctcgcTCGCCACAGCGGGGACCTCCGACGCACCCTCCAGCCTCCCCAACCCTCTTCCGACCGCCCCTTGTGTCTCCAGTCTGCTTGGCATGAAACCCATCCCTCTCCTGGCTCTAAATGTTGTGTCTGCTGCTAAGGGTACCGGGGCTTcagctaccaccaccaccacctctgctGTGCCATGTGTAACTAACAAACTGAAAGGCGAGAAACAGAGATTCTCTCCCTACTGATGGCATATGTCTTGGGGCACCCCCTCAAGTATttcatggttttttttcccctttgttaatATTGGTGAGAACCAAACAATTGTGAGCTTGTGACCGTTTCCTTTTTACTGTTTCGGGGGGATGACAGGGTGGGGGTAGGGGCTATGGGAAACTGTGTTTAGGTTTAGGCCATTTCTGCTGAGTGCCTGTTTCAGAGTCTGACTTGTTGAATTCTTTATCTAGAGCCACAgttcttgctcttctttctcattctgttacTTTTTGTAGCTTTATTCTGCCTTGCAATATAACAATGTGTTAGGCTCTGtgttaatgaataaaaaattctcagttaactttttttttcttttaattatttcatgGTTAAGTTATCAGCTGTCCTCCTTGGCCAGATTTGTGTTTCTAGTTGTAATAAAGTTGCCACAGTAAGAACCTTAGTTGACTGCTGTGTAGGAAAGAAGTTTTTTCTTTACCCAGAATGGGGAGGCAAGTTGGGAAAAGTCTAATAAAGTTTGCCAGCTTCTGTCTGCATTCCTCTGAACTAGTATTACTTAAATCTCAAACAACCAACCAGTGACATTGCCTCAAATTTGGCAAGATCCTGCCTGTTTATCCTAAATCAACTCTGATTACTCAAACAGGACCCTTTACCCTTTTATCCCCACCAACCTGTCTGTACCAACCCTGTCATAACTTAGAGGATTAAAGACCTGTAAGATCAACTTTAACTCATTGATCCACTTAAGATTGTTCTAAATTGTCCAAAGCCTTATTCTTTTTTGTATCCCAAGATTACAGTTCTCTCTCCATAAGAGTAGAGATGCCCTGAGTAAAATGGTGGAAGGCCTCTGATAGTCTCCACTTAGCCTGAGTGTATATTGCCAGAGTAATGAAAGTACAGTGCTCTTAGGGCTTAGGAGAACCAGTGtggagacttttttttcctggtgacCTTTTCCCACATCCCCCTTCGGCTTACATTGTTTAAAAAACCTAATTATATTGTAGTATATTAACTACAGTATATTGTTGCCCTTAAGATTGGGGCTGTAAATAAAGTCTGCATGAAGGACTAGTGGGGTGTTTCATTGTCCAGATGGGGGTTTTGTTGGTTGGTAGATGATGCTTTATCATGTGGTGCAGTGCCCCTTAGTAAGCTTTTTTAATAGCTTGCTGATACCATCTCTCCccagaaacctttttttttttttttttttttttaattttttacctaGTTCTTTACCTAATGAGTACTCCCTGAAGGATTGCTGGGAAGAAAGtcagaggttttttttcccctaagtgcTTGCTGACTAAAATCCAGAGGTCCTTGGTGTTCAATTTTTTGTAGCAGCCTACAGCTCCCCCATGTGGTCTTTCTTTTCTAGAGTCCTTAATATATTTTAGTTgggttttcccttttctttgttctctttccctGCCACCCCCAATTCCTGCCCATACTGGGTGTAAATTCTGGACAATTCTTTTTGAGTTCTTTTTGGTGTCAGAGTGCCACCACCTTCTTGTGTGaacttactaatttttttaaatcctagaTCTGTTTGCAGCAGCTCCTTTCCTGAACCTTCAGTTCCTACTTAAGTCTTTGATTAATGGTCTGTTTTTTATGTTGCCCTAGATCATCCCATTTTGAGGTTGGCAAGAATCTGTCCCCTATTAACTGTTCTCCTTTATACTGAGGTCAAAATACCATTTCTGACTTGAAACTATATGCAGTTTGTAATTGAAGGAGCTCTGTGTTTCCTGGCTTTCCTCCTGGCCAGTTTTTCAATTTGCATTATTCTGGAAGAGATTCAAATGGGGAAGTATTCATGTTCTCTTGACAAGGAATGCCATTACATTTAAAATCTTTACGAAATAAAGTTACAAAatgcggggcttccctggtagtccattgGTTCAGATTCCACACTTCCTTTGCAGGGGGCATGGAGAGGTTCCACATGCCCCAAGGTGAGGGTGTGCTGTGCTTATtaggtgcttagttgctcagttgtgtccgtgggccatagcccgccaggctcctctgtccatggggattctccagggacgaat
Coding sequences within:
- the PCBP2 gene encoding poly(rC)-binding protein 2 isoform X12, which codes for MDTGVIEGGLNVTLTIRLLMHGKEVGSIIGKKGESVKKMREESGARINISEGNCPERIITLAGPTNAIFKAFAMIIDKLEEDISSSMTNSTAASRPPVTLRLVVPASQCGSLIGKGGCKIKEIRESTGAQVQVAGDMLPNSTERAITIAGIPQSIIECVKQICVVMLETLSQSPPKGVTIPYRPKPSSSPVIFAGGQAYTIQGQYAIPQPDLTKLHQLAMQQSHFPMTHGNTGFSAGLDASAQTTSHELTIPNDLIGCIIGRQGAKINEIRQMSGAQIKIANPVEGSTDRQVTITGSAASISLAQYLINVSLENAKPSSQAASVTIPDHLSINLSQPSTPSSSSSSSTTTPSLATAGTSDAPSSLPNPLPTAPCVSSLLGMKPIPLLALNVVSAAKGTGASATTTTTSAVPCVTNKLKGEKQRFSPY
- the PCBP2 gene encoding poly(rC)-binding protein 2 isoform X11; its protein translation is MDTGVIEGGLNVTLTIRLLMHGKEVGSIIGKKGESVKKMREESGARINISEGNCPERIITLAGPTNAIFKAFAMIIDKLEEDISSSMTNSTAASRPPVTLRLVVPASQCGSLIGKGGCKIKEIRESTGAQVQVAGDMLPNSTERAITIAGIPQSIIECVKQICVVMLESPPKGVTIPYRPKPSSSPVIFAGGQAYTIQGQYAIPQPDLTKLHQLAMQQSHFPMTHGNTGFSGIESSSPEVKGYWAGLDASAQTTSHELTIPNDLIGCIIGRQGAKINEIRQMSGAQIKIANPVEGSTDRQVTITGSAASISLAQYLINVSLENAKPSSQAASVTIPDHLSINLSQPSTPSSSSSSSTTTPSLATAGTSDAPSSLPNPLPTAPCVSSLLGMKPIPLLALNVVSAAKGTGASATTTTTSAVPCVTNKLKGEKQRFSPY
- the PCBP2 gene encoding poly(rC)-binding protein 2 isoform X14, producing the protein MDTGVIEGGLNVTLTIRLLMHGKEVGSIIGKKGESVKKMREESGARINISEGNCPERIITLAGPTNAIFKAFAMIIDKLEEDISSSMTNSTAASRPPVTLRLVVPASQCGSLIGKGGCKIKEIRESTGAQVQVAGDMLPNSTERAITIAGIPQSIIECVKQICVVMLESPPKGVTIPYRPKPSSSPVIFAGGQAYTIQGQYAIPQPDLTKLHQLAMQQSHFPMTHGNTGFSAGLDASAQTTSHELTIPNDLIGCIIGRQGAKINEIRQMSGAQIKIANPVEGSTDRQVTITGSAASISLAQYLINVSLENAKPSSQAASVTIPDHLSINLSQPSTPSSSSSSSTTTPSLATAGTSDAPSSLPNPLPTAPCVSSLLGMKPIPLLALNVVSAAKGTGASATTTTTSAVPCVTNKLKGEKQRFSPY
- the PCBP2 gene encoding poly(rC)-binding protein 2 isoform X13, with product MDTGVIEGGLNVTLTIRLLMHGKEVGSIIGKKGESVKKMREESGARINISEGNCPERIITLAGPTNAIFKAFAMIIDKLEEDISSSMTNSTAASRPPVTLRLVVPASQCGSLIGKGGCKIKEIRESTGAQVQVAGDMLPNSTERAITIAGIPQSIIECVKQICVVMLETLSQSPPKGVTIPYRPKPSSSPVIFAGGQLTKLHQLAMQQSHFPMTHGNTGFSGIESSSPEVKGYWAGLDASAQTTSHELTIPNDLIGCIIGRQGAKINEIRQMSGAQIKIANPVEGSTDRQVTITGSAASISLAQYLINVSLENAKPSSQAASVTIPDHLSINLSQPSTPSSSSSSSTTTPSLATAGTSDAPSSLPNPLPTAPCVSSLLGMKPIPLLALNVVSAAKGTGASATTTTTSAVPCVTNKLKGEKQRFSPY
- the PCBP2 gene encoding poly(rC)-binding protein 2 isoform X16; this encodes MDTGVIEGGLNVTLTIRLLMHGKEVGSIIGKKGESVKKMREESGARINISEGNCPERIITLAGPTNAIFKAFAMIIDKLEEDISSSMTNSTAASRPPVTLRLVVPASQCGSLIGKGGCKIKEIRESTGAQVQVAGDMLPNSTERAITIAGIPQSIIECVKQICVVMLETLSQSPPKGVTIPYRPKPSSSPVIFAGGQLTKLHQLAMQQSHFPMTHGNTGFSAGLDASAQTTSHELTIPNDLIGCIIGRQGAKINEIRQMSGAQIKIANPVEGSTDRQVTITGSAASISLAQYLINVSLENAKPSSQAASVTIPDHLSINLSQPSTPSSSSSSSTTTPSLATAGTSDAPSSLPNPLPTAPCVSSLLGMKPIPLLALNVVSAAKGTGASATTTTTSAVPCVTNKLKGEKQRFSPY
- the PCBP2 gene encoding poly(rC)-binding protein 2 isoform X15, which codes for MDTGVIEGGLNVTLTIRLLMHGKEVGSIIGKKGESVKKMREESGARINISEGNCPERIITLAGPTNAIFKAFAMIIDKLEEDISSSMTNSTAASRPPVTLRLVVPASQCGSLIGKGGCKIKEIRESTGAQVQVAGDMLPNSTERAITIAGIPQSIIECVKQICVVMLESPPKGVTIPYRPKPSSSPVIFAGGQLTKLHQLAMQQSHFPMTHGNTGFSGIESSSPEVKGYWAGLDASAQTTSHELTIPNDLIGCIIGRQGAKINEIRQMSGAQIKIANPVEGSTDRQVTITGSAASISLAQYLINVSLENAKPSSQAASVTIPDHLSINLSQPSTPSSSSSSSTTTPSLATAGTSDAPSSLPNPLPTAPCVSSLLGMKPIPLLALNVVSAAKGTGASATTTTTSAVPCVTNKLKGEKQRFSPY